The Hymenobacter sp. DG01 genome has a segment encoding these proteins:
- a CDS encoding S9 family peptidase has translation MTLSNLRRMTTGWALSLLALLLTAPGCKSNSPEPTDTTTTTPPAPPAPTPVLVGSTLIGEYSTSTLAGRVADIPLVGSLARFPIKVYRLTYNTTNTDGKTITASGALLVPAAPQALPVISYQHGTLQPDEEGRAPSYYSSGSELWSAVSVLASTGYVVSAPDYIGYGASKALPHPYEHGPSLASASADMLRAAREFCKKENIAVNQKNFLLGYSEGGYATMSLHKLLEEKYATELPVAASAPGAGAYHKTAFAQYIMKSEQPLNFLSTYVWVLDTYNRVYGLNRPLSAYFKEPYATRLHANPFSSVPNKASELFAEPFRQAVLNNTDAALAAAFKDNDVYDWKPTAPVALFHGTADDYVPYFNSQDAYNAMRARGATQVQLKPIQGGNHFTSVATYTLQAFAFISQY, from the coding sequence GTGACGCTATCTAATCTTCGCCGGATGACGACCGGGTGGGCTCTGAGCTTACTGGCCCTGCTGCTGACGGCTCCGGGCTGCAAAAGCAACTCGCCCGAGCCGACTGATACCACCACTACCACGCCTCCGGCTCCGCCGGCGCCTACCCCCGTGCTGGTGGGCAGCACCCTGATTGGTGAGTACAGCACCTCTACGCTGGCAGGCCGCGTGGCTGATATTCCGCTGGTGGGCTCCCTGGCCCGCTTTCCTATTAAGGTGTACCGCCTGACCTACAATACCACCAACACCGACGGCAAAACCATTACGGCCTCGGGGGCTTTGCTGGTGCCTGCCGCCCCGCAGGCGTTGCCCGTTATCAGCTACCAGCACGGCACCCTGCAACCCGATGAGGAAGGCCGGGCTCCTTCCTACTACAGCTCGGGCAGTGAGCTGTGGTCGGCTGTGTCGGTGCTGGCTTCCACCGGCTACGTGGTATCGGCCCCCGACTATATAGGCTACGGTGCCTCTAAGGCCTTGCCCCACCCCTATGAGCATGGGCCTTCCCTGGCCTCGGCCTCGGCCGATATGCTACGGGCGGCGCGGGAGTTCTGCAAAAAGGAAAACATAGCAGTTAACCAGAAAAACTTCCTGCTAGGCTATTCCGAAGGTGGCTACGCTACCATGTCGTTGCACAAGCTGCTGGAAGAAAAGTACGCCACCGAGCTGCCCGTAGCGGCCAGCGCCCCCGGCGCCGGGGCCTACCACAAAACGGCCTTCGCCCAGTACATCATGAAATCGGAGCAGCCCCTGAACTTCCTGAGTACCTACGTGTGGGTGCTGGATACCTACAACCGCGTGTACGGCCTGAACCGGCCGCTGTCGGCGTACTTTAAGGAGCCCTACGCTACCCGCCTGCACGCTAACCCATTCAGCTCGGTGCCTAACAAGGCGTCGGAACTGTTCGCGGAGCCTTTCCGGCAGGCCGTACTCAACAACACGGATGCTGCTCTCGCGGCGGCTTTCAAGGATAACGACGTGTACGACTGGAAGCCCACTGCTCCCGTAGCCCTGTTCCACGGTACCGCCGACGACTACGTGCCCTACTTCAACTCGCAGGATGCCTACAATGCTATGCGGGCCCGCGGCGCTACCCAGGTGCAGCTGAAGCCTATTCAGGGCGGCAACCACTTTACTTCGGTGGCTACCTACACGCTACAGGCCTTTGCGTTTATCTCGCAGTATTAA
- a CDS encoding BlaI/MecI/CopY family transcriptional regulator, translating to MPDTPFPELTRAEEQVMQVLWQRGPSFVKDVVPELPAPTPAYTTVSTIIRILEQKGFVGHEAFGRTHRYHALIAQDEYRSFSLRKLLGGYFGGSFSRLVSFFAKEENLDAAQLDELLRHAQASPPTPSADATPPSPNDEPTRPA from the coding sequence ATGCCCGATACTCCATTTCCCGAACTAACCCGCGCCGAAGAACAGGTAATGCAGGTGCTGTGGCAGCGCGGCCCGTCCTTCGTGAAGGACGTGGTGCCCGAACTGCCGGCCCCTACCCCTGCCTACACCACCGTATCCACCATCATCCGGATTCTGGAGCAGAAGGGCTTTGTGGGCCATGAAGCCTTCGGGCGCACCCACCGCTACCACGCCCTCATAGCCCAGGACGAATACCGCAGCTTTTCGCTGCGCAAGCTGCTGGGTGGCTACTTCGGCGGCTCTTTCTCGCGGCTGGTTTCCTTTTTCGCTAAGGAAGAAAACCTGGACGCTGCTCAGCTCGACGAGCTCTTGCGCCACGCCCAGGCCTCACCCCCTACCCCCTCCGCCGATGCTACCCCTCCTTCTCCCAACGACGAGCCTACTCGTCCTGCTTAG
- a CDS encoding energy transducer TonB, giving the protein MLPLLLPTTSLLVLLSWLGQSTLLLGAGWLLYYLVLRRERCFGYNRRFLLLVPWLALGLPPLLTLGAPWFMRGWAVWSGTLGGGMLLPGGLLPTVRILAVPGPGATAVAANALAWLPTLYGAVALGLLLRLGGQALHLWLGTRHWPRQPRPGYTLVFSGGRRPISSFGRWIFWDETAGLAPAEAAAILAHEVAHVRQRHTRTRLLLEVARALLWASPFVHLYPRALECTHEFLADAAALGATPATPGNPTGPYAALLARLALGQFQPDLPLAHSFTQSLTLTRIRMLTSYAPTPRWKRWLALPLSAALLFTMACEKAAELPPPPPPTLSASATLAPPPPPLPAYNQVQQMPEYEGGPKQLLADIAALIKYPEVARAEKLEGRVFVGFIVAADGSLQAVQVRKGIDTSITYPDSQGQPARANITTPAAQALNEAALNAVRNLPGRWTPGREKGKAVAVQYTIPITFAL; this is encoded by the coding sequence ATGCTACCCCTCCTTCTCCCAACGACGAGCCTACTCGTCCTGCTTAGCTGGCTGGGCCAGAGCACTCTGCTGCTCGGGGCCGGGTGGCTGTTGTACTACCTGGTGCTGCGCCGGGAGCGGTGCTTTGGCTACAACCGCCGGTTTTTGCTGCTGGTGCCCTGGTTGGCGCTGGGGCTGCCCCCACTGCTCACCCTGGGCGCCCCGTGGTTTATGCGCGGGTGGGCAGTTTGGAGCGGAACCTTGGGCGGCGGCATGCTGCTGCCGGGAGGCCTGCTACCCACCGTCAGGATACTGGCTGTGCCCGGCCCCGGAGCTACTGCCGTTGCCGCCAATGCGCTGGCCTGGCTGCCGACCCTGTACGGAGCGGTAGCTCTGGGGCTGCTGCTGCGCTTGGGTGGGCAGGCGTTGCACCTGTGGCTTGGTACCCGGCACTGGCCCCGGCAGCCGCGCCCGGGCTATACCCTGGTATTCAGCGGGGGTCGGCGCCCCATCAGCTCCTTTGGGCGCTGGATATTCTGGGATGAAACGGCCGGCCTGGCACCAGCCGAGGCGGCAGCAATCCTCGCCCACGAGGTAGCCCATGTGCGGCAGCGCCACACCCGCACGCGCCTGCTGCTGGAAGTGGCGCGGGCCCTGCTCTGGGCATCGCCCTTCGTGCACCTATACCCCCGGGCGCTGGAGTGCACCCACGAGTTTCTGGCCGATGCCGCCGCCCTGGGCGCTACCCCTGCTACCCCCGGCAACCCCACCGGTCCTTACGCTGCCCTGCTGGCCCGTTTGGCTCTGGGCCAGTTTCAGCCCGACTTACCGCTTGCCCATTCATTTACCCAATCCCTCACCCTTACCCGTATCCGTATGCTTACCTCGTATGCGCCCACGCCCCGCTGGAAACGGTGGCTGGCTCTGCCGCTGAGCGCGGCCCTGCTTTTCACTATGGCCTGCGAGAAGGCCGCCGAGCTACCCCCGCCCCCGCCGCCTACCCTGTCGGCCTCGGCCACCCTCGCCCCGCCGCCTCCGCCCCTACCGGCCTACAACCAGGTACAGCAAATGCCCGAGTATGAGGGCGGCCCCAAGCAGCTGCTGGCCGATATTGCCGCGCTGATTAAATACCCCGAGGTGGCGAGAGCCGAGAAGCTGGAAGGCCGGGTGTTTGTAGGCTTTATTGTGGCCGCCGATGGCAGCCTGCAGGCCGTTCAGGTCCGGAAGGGAATTGACACCAGCATTACCTACCCCGATAGCCAAGGCCAACCGGCCCGCGCGAACATCACCACGCCGGCGGCACAGGCCCTGAACGAAGCCGCCCTGAACGCGGTGCGCAACCTGCCCGGGCGCTGGACTCCAGGCCGCGAAAAGGGCAAGGCAGTGGCCGTGCAGTACACTATTCCGATCACGTTTGCCCTATAA
- a CDS encoding DHA2 family efflux MFS transporter permease subunit, whose translation METGFTKWIIVITVVMCCLLELIDTSIVNVALTQMMGNLSATQQEVTWVIASYGIANVIVIPMTGFLAEQFGRKNYYLVSVILFTLASIACGQSTNIWELVAFRFIQGIGGGALMATSQAILIDTFPPKQLPLGQALFGMGVIIGPTIGPTLGGYIVDNYDWPWIFYVNVPVGILASIFTMLFIRDPERIKNAIPRPLREIDWAGIGLLIMGVGSLQLVLEQGETEDWFESAYINSFTALAVIGLVGFVWRELTARQPIVDLRVLGKSRNLAVGAVLSFVLGFGMFASVFIFPIFTQRILGFSAAQTGYILLPGALASGLMMPMIGRMLQAGVPQKYMIPVGFSIFFVFTFWMAQIISPTAGESDFFWPLMVRGLGMGLIFLPITTMSLAGLSGKDAGQAAGLTGMIRQLGGSFGVAIVGTYLERSIAQNRISPLAHISLYDTNTVQRIQAFTSNFMSRGFSFEQAQKQAYAALEGILMKQVSIITYSQVFTMIGLFFVCCLPLVLLIKRARQGEKIDLNAAH comes from the coding sequence ATGGAAACCGGATTTACCAAGTGGATCATCGTCATTACGGTGGTGATGTGCTGCTTGCTGGAGCTTATTGATACCAGTATTGTGAACGTGGCCCTAACCCAGATGATGGGTAACCTCTCGGCCACGCAGCAGGAAGTAACCTGGGTAATTGCCTCCTATGGCATTGCCAACGTGATTGTTATCCCGATGACGGGCTTCTTGGCCGAGCAGTTCGGGCGCAAAAACTACTACCTCGTGTCCGTGATTCTGTTCACGCTGGCTTCTATTGCCTGCGGCCAGAGCACCAACATCTGGGAGCTGGTGGCCTTCCGCTTTATCCAGGGCATTGGGGGCGGAGCCCTCATGGCTACTTCCCAGGCCATCCTCATCGACACGTTTCCGCCCAAGCAGCTGCCGCTGGGCCAGGCTCTGTTCGGCATGGGTGTAATTATCGGCCCTACCATCGGCCCTACCCTGGGCGGCTACATCGTGGATAACTACGACTGGCCCTGGATTTTCTACGTGAACGTGCCGGTGGGCATTCTGGCCTCCATCTTCACCATGCTGTTCATCCGGGACCCCGAGCGCATCAAAAACGCCATTCCGCGCCCCCTGCGCGAAATCGACTGGGCCGGTATTGGCCTGCTGATTATGGGCGTGGGCTCCCTGCAATTGGTGCTGGAGCAGGGCGAAACCGAAGACTGGTTTGAAAGTGCCTACATCAACAGCTTTACCGCTCTGGCCGTTATTGGCCTCGTGGGCTTTGTGTGGCGCGAGCTGACGGCCCGGCAGCCCATCGTGGATCTGCGGGTGTTGGGCAAGAGCCGCAACCTGGCCGTAGGGGCGGTGCTGTCGTTTGTGCTAGGCTTCGGCATGTTTGCCTCGGTGTTCATCTTCCCGATTTTCACCCAGCGTATCCTGGGCTTCTCGGCCGCCCAAACGGGCTACATTCTGCTCCCCGGCGCTTTGGCCTCAGGCCTCATGATGCCTATGATTGGCAGGATGCTGCAGGCCGGCGTGCCCCAGAAATACATGATTCCGGTGGGCTTTAGCATCTTCTTCGTCTTTACCTTCTGGATGGCCCAGATTATTTCGCCCACGGCCGGCGAGTCGGACTTCTTCTGGCCCCTGATGGTGCGCGGCCTGGGCATGGGCCTGATCTTCCTGCCCATTACCACCATGAGTCTGGCTGGCCTCTCGGGTAAGGACGCGGGCCAGGCGGCCGGTCTCACCGGCATGATTCGTCAGTTGGGCGGCTCGTTCGGGGTAGCCATTGTGGGTACCTACCTGGAGCGCAGCATTGCCCAAAACCGCATCAGCCCGCTGGCGCACATTTCGCTCTACGACACGAACACGGTGCAGCGCATTCAGGCGTTTACCTCCAACTTCATGTCGCGTGGGTTCTCCTTCGAGCAGGCCCAGAAGCAAGCCTACGCCGCTCTGGAAGGTATCTTGATGAAGCAGGTATCCATTATCACCTACTCGCAGGTGTTCACCATGATTGGCTTGTTCTTCGTGTGCTGCCTACCCCTGGTACTGCTGATCAAGCGCGCCCGGCAGGGCGAAAAAATCGACCTTAACGCCGCCCACTAA
- a CDS encoding HlyD family secretion protein produces MATPVQHDPAVAPTSSAAYEPATEEQEGRSKRPIVLLILALVLLVGGYFGYQRYQFGQTHEETDDAQVEGDVYPILPRVTGPVLEVKVQDNQQVKKGDVLVTVDPADYQQRVNAAEAALAAAQANVVAARAAVGTASANVSTARTTIGVSEANQSRLQKDLKRSEFLRKEDIIPQSEYDAVQANLKSTSAQRATAQQQVRVAQQQVEAARQQVAVAEAVVKQRQADLDNARLQLSYTTITAPGNGIVSRKNVQPGQVVSPNQQLMGLVASGNTWIIANFKETQLENMKVGQPVSVEVDAYPNEEFAGHIESLSAATGARFALLPPDNASGNFVKVTQRIPVKIVLDKIDPEHPLRAGMSVVATVKTK; encoded by the coding sequence ATGGCAACTCCCGTTCAACACGATCCGGCCGTAGCGCCTACCTCATCTGCCGCTTACGAGCCGGCAACGGAGGAACAAGAAGGTCGCTCCAAGCGCCCGATTGTCTTACTTATTCTGGCCCTGGTGCTGCTGGTGGGCGGCTACTTCGGCTACCAGCGTTACCAGTTCGGGCAAACCCACGAGGAAACCGACGACGCGCAGGTAGAAGGCGACGTGTATCCCATTCTGCCCCGCGTAACAGGCCCCGTACTGGAAGTAAAAGTGCAGGATAACCAGCAGGTGAAGAAAGGCGACGTGCTGGTGACCGTGGATCCGGCCGACTATCAGCAGCGCGTGAATGCCGCTGAGGCCGCTCTGGCTGCCGCCCAGGCCAACGTAGTGGCTGCCCGCGCCGCCGTGGGTACCGCTTCGGCCAACGTAAGCACCGCCCGTACCACTATTGGTGTGAGCGAGGCCAACCAGTCGCGTCTGCAGAAAGACCTGAAGCGTAGTGAGTTCCTGCGCAAGGAAGACATCATCCCGCAGAGCGAGTACGACGCCGTGCAGGCCAACCTGAAATCGACGTCGGCCCAGCGTGCTACCGCTCAGCAGCAGGTGCGCGTGGCCCAGCAGCAGGTTGAAGCCGCCCGCCAGCAGGTAGCTGTGGCCGAGGCCGTAGTGAAGCAGCGCCAGGCTGACCTCGATAACGCCCGTCTGCAGCTGAGCTACACCACCATCACGGCGCCCGGTAACGGCATCGTGAGCCGGAAAAACGTGCAGCCCGGCCAAGTGGTAAGCCCCAACCAGCAACTCATGGGCCTGGTAGCCAGCGGCAACACCTGGATTATCGCCAACTTCAAGGAAACCCAGCTGGAAAACATGAAAGTGGGCCAGCCGGTAAGCGTGGAGGTTGATGCCTACCCCAACGAAGAATTCGCCGGCCACATCGAGTCGCTCTCGGCCGCTACCGGCGCCCGCTTCGCCCTGCTCCCCCCCGATAATGCTTCGGGTAACTTCGTGAAAGTAACCCAGCGCATCCCCGTCAAAATCGTGCTCGACAAAATTGACCCCGAGCACCCCCTCCGCGCCGGCATGAGCGTGGTGGCGACGGTGAAAACCAAGTAA
- a CDS encoding universal stress protein, which produces MTILCPIDFSAATEAVVKYSAALAAGTGAELRLLHVLEPEPRATNAPHNDVELAQGLARHREAALRAGAQVTTVVISGNAAREIVEEARRHPADIIVIGAHGQTGLTRFLMGSTAETVVRTAPCVTLLVKPGCPSAYRQSA; this is translated from the coding sequence ATGACCATCCTGTGTCCGATTGATTTTTCTGCCGCCACGGAGGCGGTGGTGAAGTACTCGGCCGCGCTGGCGGCGGGTACGGGCGCTGAGCTGCGGCTGCTGCATGTGCTGGAGCCCGAGCCCCGCGCTACCAACGCCCCCCACAACGATGTGGAACTGGCCCAGGGCCTGGCCCGGCACCGGGAAGCGGCGCTGAGGGCTGGGGCTCAGGTTACTACCGTCGTTATTTCCGGCAACGCCGCGCGTGAAATCGTAGAAGAAGCCCGGCGCCACCCCGCCGATATCATTGTTATAGGAGCGCACGGCCAAACGGGCCTGACGCGCTTTCTGATGGGTAGCACCGCCGAAACCGTAGTGCGCACCGCCCCGTGCGTGACATTGCTGGTAAAGCCCGGTTGCCCCAGTGCTTACCGCCAATCGGCGTAA